The Pontibacillus halophilus JSM 076056 = DSM 19796 genome has a segment encoding these proteins:
- the galE gene encoding UDP-glucose 4-epimerase GalE — protein sequence MNVLVTGGSGYIGSHTCVLLLEAGYNVIVLDNYVNSNHETLRHVEMLSNRRVVSYEVDVTNAKEIDSIFSSHMIDGVIHFAGHKAVGESVQKPLDYYINNLTSTMALLKACEKYGVSRFIFSSSATVYGVNDIPFKETISLSPATNPYGETKVMCEKILQDVSASNPDLAIGILRYFNPVGSHESGVIGENPKGIPNNIMPYITKVAKQELNTLKVFGNDYPTTDGTGVRDYIHVMDLAEGHLAAFQNIETGYHVYNLGTGKGTSVLELIQAFEQANGVKVPYEIAERRPGDIAVAYADVSKAEQQLNWKAKRNIEDMCRDAWNYELAGQRDR from the coding sequence ATGAATGTGTTGGTGACAGGAGGGTCTGGTTATATTGGTTCTCATACTTGTGTTCTATTGTTAGAGGCAGGATACAATGTGATTGTTCTAGATAACTATGTAAATAGTAATCATGAGACGTTGAGGCATGTTGAGATGTTATCAAATCGGAGAGTAGTTTCATATGAAGTTGATGTGACAAACGCCAAAGAAATCGACAGTATCTTTAGCTCTCATATGATTGATGGCGTTATCCACTTTGCTGGGCACAAAGCAGTCGGAGAATCAGTTCAGAAGCCATTAGATTATTACATAAATAACCTAACAAGCACGATGGCCTTGTTGAAAGCTTGTGAGAAATATGGAGTTAGTCGCTTTATTTTCAGTTCATCTGCTACTGTCTATGGTGTGAACGATATCCCGTTTAAAGAAACGATTAGTTTATCGCCTGCTACGAATCCATATGGTGAAACGAAAGTGATGTGCGAGAAGATTCTACAAGATGTTAGCGCTTCAAATCCAGATTTAGCAATTGGGATCTTGCGTTATTTCAATCCAGTTGGCTCACACGAAAGTGGAGTGATTGGTGAGAACCCAAAAGGAATACCGAACAACATCATGCCGTACATTACGAAAGTTGCGAAACAAGAATTGAATACTCTTAAAGTGTTCGGAAACGATTATCCTACGACTGATGGCACGGGTGTGCGAGACTACATCCATGTGATGGATTTGGCTGAGGGACATTTAGCTGCTTTTCAGAATATCGAGACGGGGTATCATGTGTACAATTTGGGTACGGGGAAAGGTACTAGTGTACTAGAGTTGATCCAAGCTTTCGAGCAAGCGAATGGTGTTAAAGTCCCTTATGAGATTGCGGAAAGACGACCAGGAGATATCGCAGTGGCCTATGCAGATGTAAGTAAAGCTGAACAACAATTAAACTGGAAAGCTAAACGAAACATAGAAGACATGTGTCGAGACGCATGGAATTATGAACTTGCGGGACAGAGGGACAGGTAA
- a CDS encoding YdcF family protein: protein MTLAKKISMGAVIGFIGLVALLIVIYFILGRSYLVIEENPEQSEAIIVLSGADGRLEHAVELYAEMGAEAMILSNSTENATTKEEALQLGIPSDIIIEEPEATSTYTNATLTKKIMQDKGYSSAIVVTSDYHSRRTRMTFEEIFKDSGIDLTYGVAPSDFSPEGDATELDTRISTSEYVKLTGYWLRLFIF from the coding sequence ATGACACTAGCAAAGAAGATTAGTATGGGTGCGGTCATTGGCTTCATTGGCCTAGTAGCTCTATTAATTGTGATTTATTTCATACTTGGTAGGTCATACTTAGTCATTGAGGAGAATCCAGAACAATCGGAAGCCATCATTGTACTTAGCGGGGCTGATGGCCGCTTAGAACATGCCGTTGAATTATATGCCGAGATGGGTGCTGAAGCTATGATTCTGTCAAATTCAACTGAAAACGCCACAACGAAAGAAGAAGCGCTACAACTAGGCATTCCAAGCGACATCATCATTGAAGAACCAGAGGCCACAAGCACATACACAAATGCCACCCTCACTAAGAAGATCATGCAGGATAAAGGCTATTCTTCTGCTATCGTCGTTACAAGCGACTACCACTCACGTAGAACAAGGATGACATTCGAAGAAATCTTCAAAGACTCTGGAATCGATCTAACCTACGGAGTCGCCCCCTCTGACTTCTCACCAGAAGGCGACGCCACAGAACTCGACACCCGAATCTCCACATCCGAATACGTCAAACTAACAGGATACTGGCTAAGACTATTCATCTTCTAG
- a CDS encoding ABC transporter ATP-binding protein encodes MSSAVEGDVLTVHGLSKSYGDHKVLDNVTLHLKHGEIFGILGRNGVGKTTFLESIMGLRSYEATGVKILGVDARKNRKMLTNKIGVQPQEAALMQRQKVYEILELFASFYEEPTDVPRLLREYNLDEISTKYVKDLSVGQRQRLLIALSLVGNPSILVLDEPTAGLDPQIRWLIWDNLEKLREDGKTILVTTHNMEEASQLCNRIAILHEGVFVVCDTPDTIIYDHSDPIKRSLESAFINLTGSYLRRGVD; translated from the coding sequence ATGAGTAGTGCAGTTGAGGGAGACGTGCTGACTGTGCACGGGTTATCTAAAAGTTACGGAGACCATAAAGTACTAGATAATGTTACTCTTCACCTGAAGCATGGAGAAATCTTCGGGATATTGGGGAGAAATGGTGTTGGAAAGACTACATTTTTGGAAAGTATCATGGGTCTAAGAAGTTACGAAGCTACAGGGGTCAAGATTTTAGGAGTGGATGCTCGTAAGAATCGTAAAATGCTTACAAACAAGATTGGTGTCCAACCACAAGAAGCAGCCTTGATGCAACGGCAAAAGGTATACGAAATCCTGGAGTTGTTTGCTAGCTTTTATGAGGAACCAACGGATGTACCGCGACTCTTACGTGAGTATAATCTGGATGAGATTTCGACTAAGTATGTAAAGGATTTGTCAGTCGGGCAGCGTCAACGGTTGTTAATAGCCTTGTCTCTAGTAGGAAATCCATCAATATTGGTGTTGGATGAACCGACAGCGGGTTTAGACCCACAGATTCGATGGCTCATATGGGATAACCTAGAGAAGTTAAGAGAAGATGGGAAAACTATCCTAGTGACCACTCATAATATGGAAGAGGCGAGTCAGCTTTGCAATCGAATTGCCATCCTGCACGAGGGAGTATTCGTTGTCTGTGATACGCCAGATACCATTATTTATGATCACTCAGATCCAATTAAGCGATCTCTAGAGTCAGCATTCATTAACTTGACGGGTTCTTACCTGAGAAGGGGAGTTGACTAA